A genomic region of Rhipicephalus sanguineus isolate Rsan-2018 chromosome 3, BIME_Rsan_1.4, whole genome shotgun sequence contains the following coding sequences:
- the LOC119385809 gene encoding uncharacterized protein LOC119385809 has translation MATIHHHLDNVSGEQKTLARTLKQSFYVDDLLVGADSFDEGLDVYEKAKSILEGAAMNLRKWKTNNAQLQEVFSKSEECLEGLDNTSATILGMHWNTEDDYLACSSKSVTQFLLSVKEDSKRTILRTASRIFDPLGILSPFTIIAKILFQKLWLLRIPWDSKLPMEIEKAWKEWCTEVAQLHLIKIPRYVMSHPKEDITMTQVHIFVDASPRAYGACAYLRTVDRNGSCGTKIVVAKSRVAPIKALTMPKLELMSAVVGSRLLKYLRKSRDTVQFSHIMWADSTIVLSWIRAQQDKLSPFVRNRVAEIADCTDKGQWRYCPGEQNPADYLTRGLSAAVLRESVN, from the coding sequence ATGGCAACGATACACCACCACCTGGACAACGTAAGCGGTGAGCAAAAAACATTGGCCCGGACGCTGAAGCAGAGTTTCTACGTGGATGACCTGCTCGTAGGAGCCGACAGTTTTGACGAAGGCTTAGACGTGTACGAGAAGGCAAAGTCGATTTTGgaaggcgctgcgatgaaccttcggaaGTGGAAGACAAACAACGCTCAACTCCAGGAAGTGTTCTCGAAAAGCGAAGAGTGCCTGGAAGGATTGGACAATACTTCAGCAACGATTCTAGGGATGCACTGGAACACCGAAGATGATTACTTGGCATGTTCTTCAAAGTCTGTCACGCAGTTCCTGCTTTCGGTCAAAGAGGACTCAAAGCGGACCATCTTAAGAACAGCTTCCAGAATATTCGATCCTCTCGGTATTCTTTCGCCTTTCACGATAATAGCGAAGATCTTATTTCAGAAGTTATGGCTGTTACGGATACCGTGGGATTCCAAGTTACCCATGGAAATCGAGAAGGCGTGGAAAGAATGGTGTACTGAAGTTGCTCAGTTACACCTTATTAAGATACCGCGCTACGTCATGAGTCATCCGAAAGAAGATATCACCATGACGCAAGTCCATATCTTCGTGGATGCTAGTCCAAGGGCCTATGGAGCATGCGCGTACCTTAGAACGGTGGACCGCAATGGCAGTTGTGGTACGAAGATTGTCGTGGCTAAGTCTCGCGTGGCACCCATAAAAGCCTTGACCATGCCAAAGTTGGAACTAATGAGTGCAGTTGTTGGATCAAGGCTACTAAAATACCTTAGGAAGTCACGGGACACGGTTCAGTTCTCACATATAATGTGGGCGGACTCGACAATTGTTCTGAGCTGGATACGGGCACAGCAAGATAAACTCAGCCCCTTCGTGAGAAACAGAGTGGCCGAGATAGCCGACTGCACCGACAAAGGGCAATGGCGTTATTGTCCTGGGGAGCAGAACCCAGCTGATTATCTGACACGGGGATTATCAGCGGCAGTGCTTCGGGAAAGCGTCAACTGA